A region of Spodoptera frugiperda isolate SF20-4 chromosome 26, AGI-APGP_CSIRO_Sfru_2.0, whole genome shotgun sequence DNA encodes the following proteins:
- the LOC118264033 gene encoding alpha-(1,3)-fucosyltransferase 10 produces MCHYQIKWKRVKHCTWTIDFYTLQMLAILLNKIMRVKLRVLLWFVCIFTVFFLVTLWTYSDVNSVSETKIDSKYPVIVWWNMDFHGVSSIKYCSNGVKCNIYGKNDKAMQLYYNVGAYIFYASTLDFKNLPLPREPKDIIWGLFHEESPRNVEELLHEKALSLFNFSATFSRFSDVPYPLQHIDSFEDIRSKKYFIETSKKNELLNEIAPIMYLQSDCETSTERDAYVKELMKLIKVDSYGSCLNNKQMPPKFKDDYLNNLNEDEFLAFIARYKFVIAIENGACNDYVTEKFWRAIKVGSVPIYFGSPTIKDWLPNKKSAILLEDYPTPKKMFEHIQVLLHNDRLYEEYLEHKTKQLITNQRLLDEHSFRPYQYDGVKIIDKFECFICERLHDKINGQIGVHIVNKSHYDCPKPLSALTLKVNPDNTWVYSWEYAKSSAESIYERVINGYY; encoded by the coding sequence ATGTGCCATTATCAAATAAAGTGGAAAAGAGTAAAACACTGCACATGGACTATTGATTTTTACACTTTACAAATGTTAGCaattttattgaacaaaattatGAGAGTGAAGCTGCGTGTGTTACTGtggtttgtgtgtatttttacaGTGTTCTTTCTTGTTACACTTTGGACATATAGTGATGTGAATTCTGTAAGTGAAACTAAAATAGATTCCAAGTATCCTGTAATAGTCTGGTGGAACATGGACTTCCATGGTGTATCAAGTATCAAATATTGCTCCAATGGagtaaaatgtaacatttatgGTAAAAATGACAAGGCTATGCAGCTATATTACAATGTAGGAGCATACATATTCTATGCAAGTACATTGGATTTTAAGAATCTCCCATTACCAAGAGAGCCTAAAGATATAATCTGGGGATTATTTCATGAGGAATCCCCAAGAAATGTGGAGGAATTGTTACATGAAAAGGCGTTAAGTTTGTTTAACTTTTCTGCTACATTTAGTAGATTCAGTGATGTGCCTTATCCATTGCAACATATAGACTCCTTTGAGGACATAAGAAGCAAGAAGTACTTTATAGAGACTAGCAAGAAGAATGAATTATTGAATGAGATTGCCCCAATTATGTACTTGCAAAGTGATTGTGAAACATCTACAGAGAGAGATGCATATGTTAAAGAACTAATGAAGTTGATAAAAGTCGATTCTTACGGCAGCTGtttgaataataaacaaatgcCACCGAAATTCAAGGATGACTACTTGAATAATTTGAATGAAGATGAATTTTTAGCGTTTATTGCGAGGTACAAATTTGTGATAGCTATAGAGAACGGCGCTTGCAACGATTACGTGACTGAAAAGTTTTGGCGTGCCATCAAAGTAGGTTCCGTCCCAATATATTTCGGTTCCCCAACTATCAAAGATTGGTTACCAAATAAAAAGTCTGCGATATTATTAGAGGATTACCCTACACCAAAGAAAATGTTTGAACACATTCAGGTATTACTCCACAATGATAGGTTGTACGAAGAATATTTAGAACATAAGACGAAACAGTTGATTACAAATCAGAGATTATTGGATGAGCATAGCTTTAGACCTTATCAGTACGATGGTGTGAAAATTATAGATAAATTCGAATGTTTTATTTGCGAGAGATTGCATGATAAAATTAATGGTCAGATAGGAGTACATATTGTGAATAAGAGTCACTATGATTGTCCTAAGCCACTGTCAGCCTTAACTTTAAAGGTAAATCCTGATAATACTTGGGTGTACTCTTGGGAATATGCCAAAAGTAGTGCCGAAAGTATATACGAAAGAGttattaatggatattattga
- the LOC118264031 gene encoding dihydropyrimidine dehydrogenase [NADP(+)], with protein MSKVLLSKELPDIENLLRLNPTTKPYTNLVPSAQTKRNKQHWKRNEDRKCTTCPSLTKNFDDIKHTTLSERGALKEAARCLKCADAPCQKSCPTQIDVKSFISSIATKNYYGAAKAILSDNPLGLTCGMVCPTSDLCVGGCNLHATEEGAINIGGLQHFAVDVFMKMGIPQTLDPKTKPLPKGGDQKIALVGGGPASISCACFLARLGYKNITVYEKEQYLGGLSSSEIPQYRLPYDVVQFEVDLVKNLGVKFETGRKLSTQDITVKGLLEDGHAAVFLGIGLPEPKSIPIFKGLNQEMGFYTSKDFLPLVSKGSKRGLCACKSPLPSLHGNVIVLGAGDTAFDCATSALRCGARRVYVVFRKGVTNIRAVPEEVDLAKEEKCEFVPFMSPREVIVKNGKIAALKMCRTEQLDSGEWIEDEDQVMQLKANFIISAFGSGLYEADVKDAMQGVALNRWGLPEVDENTMQSRSNPKVFVGGDLAGVAETTVESVNDGKTAAWYMHCYLQGLPFTSPIELPKFHCAIDDVDLSVEVCGIKFENPFGLASAPPTTSTAMIRRAFEQGWGFAVTKTFGLDKDLVTNVSPRIVRGVTSGEQYGPGQGAFLNIELISEKCAAYWCQSITELKRDFPHKVVIASIMCSYNEEDWTELAQMAEKSGADALELNLSCPHGMGESGMGLACGQDPVLVKGISQWVRKAIKIPFFVKLTPNITDIVSIATAAYEGGASGVSAINTVSGLMSVRPDATPWPAVGVEKHTTYGGVSGNATRPMGLRAVSAIGNKLPGFPILGIGGIDSADSALQFIMCGAPVVQICSAIQNQDFTVVEDYITGLKALLYLRSKGLDGWMGQSPPIFKHQKGKPVQTLYDENGKVLAHFGPYSKKREELLHEARLKADLLGDNKVQSYVANGVANGHEEAKGSVPRIKDVLGEALPRVGTYKHLDNTKQVVALIDDDMCINCGKCYMACADSGYQAIDFDPETHIPHVTDDCTGCTLCLSVCPIIDCISMVPKTIPHVIKRGIRYDILPVSPLDGVCQ; from the exons ATGTCGAAAGTGCTTCTGAGTAAGGAGTTGCCTGATATTGAG AACCTCCTAAGGCTCAATCCGACGACGAAGCCCTACACCAACTTGGTGCCTTCAGCCCAAACCAAGAGGAACAAGCAGCACTGGAAGAGGAACGAAGACAGAAAATGTACc ACATGTCCATCGTTGACGAAGAATTTCGACGACATCAAACATACGACGTTGTCGGAGCGCGGCGCGTTGAAGGAGGCCGCCCGATGCCTCAAGTGCGCAGACGCACCCTGTCAGAAATCCTGTCCTACGCAGATTGACGTCAAGAGCTTCATCAGCAGCATCGCTACTAAG AACTACTATGGAGCAGCCAAAGCGATTCTGTCGGACAATCCGTTGGGACTGACATGTGGTATGGTGTGTCCCACTAGCGACCTCTGTGTCGGCGGATGTAACCTCCACGCTACTGAAGAAGGGGCCATCAACATCGGTGGACTGCAGCATTTTGCTGTTGAT GTATTCATGAAGATGGGTATCCCTCAAACGTTGGATCCTAAGACCAAGCCTCTCCCCAAAGGTGGTGACCAGAAGATTGCCTTAGTTGGAGGTGGACCTGCCAGTATCAGCTGCGCCTGTTTCTTGGCCAGGCTTGGTTATAAGAACATTACTGTTTATGAGAAGGAACAGTATTTGGGTGGATTGAG TTCATCAGAAATCCCGCAGTACCGTCTGCCATACGACGTGGTGCAGTTCGAAGTGGACCTCGTGAAGAACTTGGGAGTCAAGTTCGAGACCGGCAGGAAACTGTCCACGCAGGATATTACTGTTAAG GGTCTTCTAGAGGATGGCCACGCAGCTGTATTCTTGGGCATCGGTCTACCAGAGCCAAAAAGCATTCCAATTTTCAAAGGCTTGAACCAGGAGATGGGCTTCTATACTAGCAAAGACTTTTTACCCCTCGTGTCTAAGGGAAGCAAGagag gaCTATGCGCCTGCAAGTCCCCTCTACCATCGTTACACGGTAACGTGATAGTACTGGGTGCGGGCGACACTGCCTTCGACTGCGCCACGTCGGCACTGCGCTGCGGCGCCAGGAGAGTCTACGTCGTGTTCAGGAAGGGAGTCACCAACATCAGAGCTGTTCCTGAAGAG GTCGACTTAGCAAAAGAGGAGAAATGCGAGTTCGTGCCGTTTATGTCGCCGAGAGAAGTTATCGTGAAGAATGGAAAG ATTGCAGCGCTAAAGATGTGTCGTACAGAACAGTTGGACAGCGGAGAATGGATAGAGGACGAGGACCAGGTCATGCAGCTGAAAGCCAACTTCATCATCTCTGCTTTTGGCTCCGGACTTTATGAGGCTGATG TGAAAGACGCGATGCAAGGAGTTGCCCTGAACCGGTGGGGCTTACCAGAGGTGGATGAGAACACCATGCAGAGTAGGAGCAACCCGAAGGTGTTTGTGGGGGGAGACCTCGCCGGAGTCGCCGAGACCACGGTCGAGTCTGTCAATGATGGCAAGACGGCGGCTTGGTATATGCACTGCTATTTGCAG GGTCTACCATTCACATCTCCAATAGAGCTGCCAAAGTTCCACTGCGCCATAGATGACGTGGACCTATCAGTAGAAGTGTGCGGCATTAAGTTCGAGAATCCGTTCGGTCTGGCGAGTGCACCGCCTACTACTAGTACCGCTATGATTCGCAGGGCTTTTGAGCAGGGCTGGGGATTCGCTGTTACTAAAACATTTGGATTGGATAAG GACCTAGTAACGAACGTATCCCCGCGCATAGTCCGCGGCGTGACGTCGGGCGAGCAGTACGGGCCGGGCCAGGGCGCCTTCCTCAACATCGAGCTCATCTCCGAGAAGTGCGCCGCCTACTGGTGCCAGAGCATCACTGAACTCAAGCGCGACTTCCCGCATAAg GTGGTAATAGCATCAATAATGTGTTCGTACAACGAGGAGGATTGGACGGAACTGGCTCAGATGGCGGAGAAGTCAGGAGCTGATGCACTGGAGCTCAACCTGTCGTGTCCGCACGGGATGGGGGAGTCTGGCATGGGACTCGCTTGTGGACAG GACCCAGTATTGGTGAAGGGAATATCGCAATGGGTGAGGAAAGCCATCAAAATCCCGTTCTTCGTGAAACTGACGCCCAACATCACCGACATCGTCAGTATCGCTACAGCTGCTTATGAAG GCGGTGCGAGCGGTGTATCAGCCATCAACACGGTGTCTGGCCTCATGTCGGTCCGACCTGACGCCACTCCGTGGCCAGCTGTCG GTGTGGAGAAGCACACGACATACGGCGGAGTGTCGGGTAACGCGACCCGTCCGATGGGGCTGCGCGCCGTGTCGGCCATCGGGAACAAGTTGCCCGGCTTCCCCATACTCGGCATCGGCGGCATCGACTCCGCCGACTCCGCGCTACAGTTCATCATGTGCGGGGCGCCCGTTGTACAG ATTTGCAGTGCGATCCAAAACCAGGACTTCACAGTAGTAGAAGACTACATAACAGGGCTGAAGGCGTTGCTTTACTTGAGGTCTAAAGGCCTAGACGGATGGATGGGTCAGTCACCGCCCATCTTCAAACACCAGAAGGGCAAACCCGTTCAAACATTGTACGACGAAAATGGCAAG GTACTAGCCCATTTCGGCCCATACAGCAAAAAGCGCGAAGAGTTACTCCACGAAGCTAGACTAAAAGCAGATTTATTGGGTGACAATAAGGTTCAAAGTTACGTGGCAAATGGTGTAGCTAACGGTCATGAGGAGGCGAAGGGGAGTGTGCCTAGGATAAAGGATGTACTGGGCGAAGCGTTGCCCAGGGTTGGCACTTACAAGCATTTGGACAATACCAAGCAAGTCGTCGCTCTTATTGATGAC gACATGTGCATAAACTGCGGTAAATGCTACATGGCTTGCGCCGACTCCGGGTACCAAGCGATCGA CTTCGATCCTGAGACCCACATACCGCATGTGACAGACGACTGCACTGGTTGCAccctctgtctgtctgtatgtcccATCATCGATTGTATATC GATGGTCCCCAAAACAATACCTCATGTCATCAAGAGGGGTATCCGCTACGACATCCTTCCAGTCTCACCTCTAGACGGTGTTTGCcaataa